AGCAATAGCAATAAGAGCTGTTGCAATAGCCGCCCGTTTTCTTATACTCTGAATAATTTGCATACAATCATTTATTAAAATGGACGCAAAAATAGGCTAAATAATTATATGAACAAACTGTGGAAAACCATTAAAAAACCAATAATGGCGGGCAACATAAAAAAGGTAGCATTTTTAAAATAACTACACCAAATCAATTCCTGATTTTTACTTTTAACACTACACTGTGAATAAGCAATAAACTGTGTTAATAAGCCAATTAGTTGTTTGTAAATAATGAGGAAAATTTGATAATAATAATCTTAAAACTCGTTCAGGCATGTCACGATGTTAATTCATAAAAACTTATTGTTACTATTCTTAACACCTATAGTAATTATTCATCATTAAAGTTTATTCCCCATATATATTACTAACAGTTGTTAAAAATTAAGTTCTATTTTCATTAAAATCAGTACACATAGTAAACATATAAAATGCTTTGCATGTTAATATAATGTGGAGGATAGTGAATAACCGTTTAAATAATAATTATTTAATAGTTTTGAAGTTTATTATTCCACAAATTAACAGTGCTAATAGTAATAGGTATATTTTAAAATAAATAGTATTATATATTATTATGCAAGATATTAACAGCGCAAAACAGAATTTAGAAACCGCCGGTTTTTTAAATCTGGAAGTAGACCCTTCTCTTGATTTATTTATAGAAATTGAAAATCTAAAAAAAGAAAAGAAGGCTATTGTTCTGGCGCATTATTACCAGGATGCGGATATACAAGATATAGCAGATTATATTGGAGATAGTTTAGGATTGGCACAAATGGCAGAAAAAACGGATGCAGAAATTATTGTTTTTGCCGGTGTACATTTTATGGCAGAGACTGCAAAGATCTTAAACCCTCATAAGAAGGTCCTATTACCTGATTTAAGAGCCGGATGTAGCTTAAGTGATAGTGCACCCCCGGAATTATTTAAGCGCTTTAAAGAGAAGTATGCTGATCATACAGTGATAACCTATGTAAACTGTTCTGCCGGAATGAAAGCATTAAGTGATATTATTTGCACCAGCAGTAATGCAGAAAAAATAATTGAAAGCCTTCCTAAAGATGAAAAGATAATTTTTGCACCGGATAAGAACCTTGGTGCTTACCTGAATAAGAAAACCAATCGTAATATGGTTTTATGGAATGGAGCTTGCATGGTACACGAAATTTTTAGCCTGGAAAAGATTACCAAATTAAAAATCCAACATCCCAACGCTAAAGTAATAGCTCATCCCGAGTGTGAAGAACAAGTATTGGCAGTAGCAGATTATATTGGAAGTACCACAGGATTACTTAAATATTCGCAGCAAAGTGATGCAAAGGAATTTATTGTGGTTACTGAGACTGGTATTCTGCATCAAATGCAAAAAGAAAGTCCTGATAAATTATTTATACCAGCTCCATCTAACAATGGTTGTGCCTGTAATGATTGCCCTCATATGAAATTAAATACATTAGAGAAATTGTATTTATGCATGAAATATGAATTGCCGGAAATAACGATGGATAAAGAATTGATTCTTGCCGCAAAGAAGCCTATTCAGCGTATGTTGGAAATAAGTGCTAAATATAAATTATAAAGATATTATTGAAAATAAGTAAATGTTTTTACTTTTGACAGAATTACAATTATTTTTTCATGCCAAAGGATTCTATACCTTCTGTTATACCTAACCGAACAGCTTCCATAATATATGGTATTACAATTATTTTAACCGGTATATATTATTTTTATTATTCAAGACAAATAAGTCCTTCGCTTCCCAAATTTTTTCGTCATTCTTTTATTGTTTATACAATAGGAATTTGCTTCTTTTTTGCGGGCTTCTCTATTGTGTTTGATTTATTAATAACTAAGATTTCCGGTTATTTATTAGCACTACTATTATTTTGTTTGGCAGTTACAATTGAATTGAGAGGATTACTAAATTCCGCAGAAGAATTAAAATATATTTATGCGCAGGGTTTTATAAGAGACCTGGGATTAAGTGCATGCGGTATCATTGTTTCTAATTTTAAACGCGGCCAGATATATGAACGTAAACATAATCGCAGGAGAAGCAAGCCTGTTCAACCACTATCCTAAATAAAAAGATCTTTATACAATTTATCGGTT
The Ferruginibacter albus DNA segment above includes these coding regions:
- the nadA gene encoding quinolinate synthase NadA: MQDINSAKQNLETAGFLNLEVDPSLDLFIEIENLKKEKKAIVLAHYYQDADIQDIADYIGDSLGLAQMAEKTDAEIIVFAGVHFMAETAKILNPHKKVLLPDLRAGCSLSDSAPPELFKRFKEKYADHTVITYVNCSAGMKALSDIICTSSNAEKIIESLPKDEKIIFAPDKNLGAYLNKKTNRNMVLWNGACMVHEIFSLEKITKLKIQHPNAKVIAHPECEEQVLAVADYIGSTTGLLKYSQQSDAKEFIVVTETGILHQMQKESPDKLFIPAPSNNGCACNDCPHMKLNTLEKLYLCMKYELPEITMDKELILAAKKPIQRMLEISAKYKL